One window from the genome of Cucumis melo cultivar AY chromosome 12, USDA_Cmelo_AY_1.0, whole genome shotgun sequence encodes:
- the LOC103488382 gene encoding uncharacterized protein LOC103488382 — protein MLYLMEVMQFFLGLRHRGLRPVETVSTVSRICAENWGSINLVIASEKSLACSSATKVVVLTWLELSKTSVSLHLNIFWTTLMWIIAIVSLPGRFLAALRRERKELQKQFQAALKEHKMMELMLDELEMIHEEATNKIALLESEDCSLKTDQKHGVVE, from the exons ATGCTGTACTTGATG GAAGTGATGCAATTCTTCTTGGGGCTGAGACATCGTGGATTACGTCCAGTAGAAACCGTTTCAACCGTTAGTAGAATATGTGCTGAG AATTGGGGTTCAATAAATCTGGTTATAGCTTCGGAGAAGTCATTGGCATGTAGTTCAGCAACAAAGGTAGTGGTACTG ACTTGGTTGGAGCTGTCGAAGACCTCGGTCAGTCTTCACTTGAACATATTTTGGACAACTTTGATGTGGATAATCGCAATTGTCTCTCTTCCTGGACGATTTTTAGCTGCTTTACGGAGGGAAAG AAAGGAGCTCCAAAAACAATTCCAGGCTGCTTTGAAGGAGCATAAGATGATGGAATTGATGTTGGACGAACTTGAAATGATACATGAAGAGGCAACCAACAAGATTGCGCTCTTAGAAAGTGAG GATTGTTCTTTGAAGACAGACCAAAAGCATGGTGTTGTTGAGTGA